The following are encoded together in the Lathyrus oleraceus cultivar Zhongwan6 chromosome 3, CAAS_Psat_ZW6_1.0, whole genome shotgun sequence genome:
- the LOC127125990 gene encoding probable LRR receptor-like serine/threonine-protein kinase At1g53430 → MEEAGGVGKGITRDFNVDVNDSTLQIHLSWAGKGTNAVPMRGVYGPLISAITVTPNFKIPSNRLSAGAIVGIVIGSLALVLLILFVLWKMGYIFRKDQTDKGKILVLSK, encoded by the exons ATGGAAGAAGCCGGTGGAGTTGGCAAGGGAATTACTCGGGACTTTAACGTTGATGTTAATGATAGCACCTTGCAAATCCACTTATCATGGGCAGGAAAAGGAACTAATGCAGTCCCTATGAGAGGTGTATATGGACCTCTTATATCTGCTATCACTGTGACCCCAA ACTTTAAAATTCCTTCGAATCGGTTGTCTGCCGGAGCAATTGTTGGAATTGTGATTGGATCATTGGCCCTTGTTTTGCTGATACTTTTTGTCCTTTGGAAGATGGGTTACATTTTTCGGAAAGATCAAACAGACAAAGGTAAGATTTTAGTTCTAAGTAAATAA